From Dermochelys coriacea isolate rDerCor1 chromosome 15, rDerCor1.pri.v4, whole genome shotgun sequence, a single genomic window includes:
- the PPTC7 gene encoding protein phosphatase PTC7 homolog isoform X1 yields the protein MFSVLSYGRLVARAVLGGLSQTDSRDYSLVTASCGFGKDFRKGILKKGMCYGDDACFVARHRSADVLGVADGVGGWRDYGVDPSQFSGTLMRTCERLVKEGRFVPSNPVGILTTSYCELLQNKVPLLGSSTACIVVLDRTSHRLHTANLGDSGFLVVRGGEVVHRSDEQQHYFNTPFQLSIAPPEAEGVVLSDSPDAADSTTFDVQLGDIILTATDGLFDNMPDYMILQELKKLKNSNYESIQQTARSIAEQAHELAYDPTYMSPFAQFACDNGLNVRGGKPDDITVLLSIVAEYTD from the exons ATGTTCTCGGTGCTGTCCTATGGCAGGCTGGTGGCCCGGGCGGTCCTGGGCGGGCTCTCGCAGACCGACTCCCGCGATTACAGCCTGGTGACCGCCAGCTGCGGCTTCGGCAAGGACTTCCGCAAGGGCATCCTCAAGAAAGGCATGTGCTACGGGGATGACGCCTGCTTCGTGGCCCGCCACCGGTCCGCCGATGTGCTCG gagtagCAGATGGTGTAGGTGGCTGGAGAGACTATGGGGTTGACCCTTCTCAGTTCTCAGGGACTCTAATGCGAACATGCGAACGTTTAGTAAAAGAAGGACGGTTTGTACCAAGCAATCCTGTTGGAATTCTTACCACAAGTTATTGTGAGCTGCTGCAGAACAAAGTACCTTTGCTTG gaaGCAGTACAGCTTGCATAGTAGTTTTGGACAGAACAAGTCACCGTTTACATACGGCAAATTTAGGAGATTCTGGATTTTTGGTAGTCAGAGGAGGAGAAGTAGTACATCGGTCTGATGAGCAGCAACATTACTTCAACACTCCATTCCAGCTGTCAATAGCTCCACCAGAAGCAGAGGGAGTCGTCTTAAGTGATAG CCCGGATGCTGCTGACAGTACTACTTTTGATGTTCAGCTAGGAGATATTATTCTGACAGCAACAGATGGACTTTTTGATAACATGCCTGACTATATGATTCTTCAGGAACTAAAGAAGCTGAAG AATTCTAATTATGAGAGTATACAACAGACAGCAAGAAGCATTGCTGAGCAAGCTCACGAACTGGCATATGACCCCACTTACATGTCACCTTTTGCTCAGTTTGCATGTGACAATGGATTGAATGTGAGAG GGGGAAAGCCAGATGACATCACTGTCCTTCTTTCTATAGTAGCTGAATATACAGACTGA
- the PPTC7 gene encoding protein phosphatase PTC7 homolog isoform X2, producing MFSVLSYGRLVARAVLGGLSQTDSRDYSLVTASCGFGKDFRKGILKKGMCYGDDACFVARHRSADVLGVADGVGGWRDYGVDPSQFSGTLMRTCERLVKEGRFVPSNPVGILTTSYCELLQNKVPLLGSSTACIVVLDRTSHRLHTANLGDSGFLVVRGGEVVHRSDEQQHYFNTPFQLSIAPPEAEGVVLSDSPDAADSTTFDVQLGDIILTATDGLFDNMPDYMILQELKKLKEGALVL from the exons ATGTTCTCGGTGCTGTCCTATGGCAGGCTGGTGGCCCGGGCGGTCCTGGGCGGGCTCTCGCAGACCGACTCCCGCGATTACAGCCTGGTGACCGCCAGCTGCGGCTTCGGCAAGGACTTCCGCAAGGGCATCCTCAAGAAAGGCATGTGCTACGGGGATGACGCCTGCTTCGTGGCCCGCCACCGGTCCGCCGATGTGCTCG gagtagCAGATGGTGTAGGTGGCTGGAGAGACTATGGGGTTGACCCTTCTCAGTTCTCAGGGACTCTAATGCGAACATGCGAACGTTTAGTAAAAGAAGGACGGTTTGTACCAAGCAATCCTGTTGGAATTCTTACCACAAGTTATTGTGAGCTGCTGCAGAACAAAGTACCTTTGCTTG gaaGCAGTACAGCTTGCATAGTAGTTTTGGACAGAACAAGTCACCGTTTACATACGGCAAATTTAGGAGATTCTGGATTTTTGGTAGTCAGAGGAGGAGAAGTAGTACATCGGTCTGATGAGCAGCAACATTACTTCAACACTCCATTCCAGCTGTCAATAGCTCCACCAGAAGCAGAGGGAGTCGTCTTAAGTGATAG CCCGGATGCTGCTGACAGTACTACTTTTGATGTTCAGCTAGGAGATATTATTCTGACAGCAACAGATGGACTTTTTGATAACATGCCTGACTATATGATTCTTCAGGAACTAAAGAAGCTGAAG GAGGGTGCTTTGGTGCTATGA